The window TCCCGCACGATCCCCATGCCGCGGATCGCGGCATCGAGCAGTGCGTCGCCGTTATTGGCGCGAAACCGCCCCTTGATCGGCACCGAGTAAGGCTCGCCGTTTACCCGGAAGCCCCAGCCGAGACTGGAGCCCAGCGTGTAGGTCAGGCAGTGGTGCTGCAGCAGGTCGTCGGGATGTTGCGGACGGCCGTGACGGTCCAGATAGTCGGGAGCCGCTGCGACGGCGAGCGAGCTGCGGCTCAGGCGCCGGATCACCAGTGACGGGTCGATATGCTCCGAAATCCGCACCGCGAAATCCATGCCTTCCTCGATCAGATTCACCCGCCGATCGCTGAACTCGATGTCGACACTGACTTCCGGATAGGTCGTGATGAAGTCCGCGACCAGCGGCATCAGGTGGCGCACGCCGAAACTCATCGGCACGCTGGCGCGGATCTGGCCGCGCGGTGCCTGTTTCTCGCCGGCCAGGTCGCCCTCGGCGGCCTCGACCATCGCCAGGATCTCGCGGCACTTTTCGAGATAGGCCGAGCCGGACGAGGTCAGGCTCAGGCGCCGCGTGCTGCGCGCGAGGAGTTTCGTGCCCAGATGGGCCTCCAGCGCCGCAATCTGCCGCGTGATCGCCGAACGGGCGACATTCAGCCGGTCCGCGACCGCGGTGAAGCTTCCCGCTTCCGCGACGCGTACAAACACCTCCATAGCCTGCAGGCGATCCACTGTTGTCCTCGACGCAACAAAGAGTTTGCTTGGTTCCGCTATTTTAGGACTAATCGATCCCCTAAAGTGCGCCCATACCCCAACGATGCAGTCCCAAGGAAAATAAAATGATCCTCGTAACCGGCGCGACCGGCCATCTCGGCCAGCTGATCGTGCAGCAACTGGTGCTCCGGCTTCCGGACGCAGGCGCCCGGAAGCTGGCGGTCAGCGTCCGGGAGCCCGCCCGCGCGCAGGTTTTCGCCGCGCGCGGCATCGAGGTTCGACGCGGCAATTTCGATGAGCCCGAAAGCCTGCGCGCCGCGTTTGCCAGCGTGTCGCGGCTCGTGATCGTATCGACCGACGGTCCCAAGGCGAGGCGGATCGCCCAGCACCGCAACGCGATCGAGGCCGCCCGTGCGGCCGGCGTCGAGCACATCCTCTATACCAGCTTCCTCGACGCCGATCCTGCCTCGCCCTCCGAATTCGCGCAGGTCCACGCCGACAGCGAGGCCGCGCTGGCGGCCTGCGGCGTCGCCCACACGGTCCTGCGCAACGGCATGTATGCCGATTTCCTGCCGATGACCTTCGCCGGTGCGCTGCAGGGCGGCGTGCTGCACTTGCCGGCGGCCGGGGGCAAGGTCAGCTACGTGACGCGCCATGAGCTCGCGCAGGCGATTGCGGCAGCCACCGTTGCGCCGCGCCTCGAAAAGCACATGTATGAATTGACCGGCCAGACGGCCCACGATTACCACGACCTTGCCGCACGTGTCGGCGCCGCCACAGGCGTGGCCCTGCGCTACGAACCGGTCGGCGAGGATGCCTATGCCGGCGTGCTCGAAGCTGCCGGCATGCCCGCGTGGGTTGCCCGCGCGATGGCGAACATGTTCACGGCCGCTGCCGCGAATCGCCTGGCGCGCACCACCAACGATTTTGCCGCGCTGGTCGGCCATCCGCCCAAATCCATCGACTGTCTTGTGGCTGAATTCTTCCGCGCCGTGTGATGATGTGCGCGAATACACTCAAAAAAGGGGAACTTCGTTGAAAACTCCGGAACACTACGCGCGGCCGGCGGTCGTCGTGCACTGGCTGATCGCGATTCTGGTGCTCGTGGCGCTGCCGCTCGGCTACTACATGACGGACCTTTCCCTGTCGCCGCGCAAGCTGCAATTGATCTCGTGGCACAAGTGGATCGGCTTTACCGTGCTGCTGCTGTTCATTCCCCGCCTCATCGTGCGCCTCACCCGGCCCGTGCCGGTGCCGGTCACGACGATGCCCGGCTGGCAGCGCATCGTCGCGTCGATCACCCATGTCGTGCTCTATGTATTGATGATCGCCGTGCCGGTCACCGGCTGGCTGATGAGTTCGGCGAAAGGCTTCCCGGTGGTGTATCTGGGGCTCGTCCCGCTGCCCGACCTCGTGGGCAAGGACGAAGCGCTCGGCGATCTGCTCAAGTCCGTACACGAAGTCCTGACCTCCGGTCTGCTCACCCTGGTCGGTCTGCACATCGCCGCCGCTCTCAAACATCACATCATCGACCGAGACGAAACGCTGGCACGCATGGTGCCCCTGCTCAAACGCTGAACCCGACAAACAAAGGAATGCCTCACATGAAACACAATCGAATCCTGGCTGCCGCCCTGGTCTCCCTCGTCCTTCCGTTCGCCAGCGCCGACGCGGCGCAAGCCGCCGGCCTGTTCGATCAGGTCCAGCCGGCGAAGAACCGCATCGACTTCGTCTTCAAGCAGATGAACGTGCCGGTCAATGGCCACTTCAAGAAGGCGAAGGTCGATCTGGCGTTCGATCCGGCTACCCCCGCGAAATCGACAGTCCGCCTCGACCTCGATCTCGCCAGCATCGATGCGGGTTCGTC is drawn from Azoarcus sp. DN11 and contains these coding sequences:
- a CDS encoding LysR family transcriptional regulator; the protein is MDRLQAMEVFVRVAEAGSFTAVADRLNVARSAITRQIAALEAHLGTKLLARSTRRLSLTSSGSAYLEKCREILAMVEAAEGDLAGEKQAPRGQIRASVPMSFGVRHLMPLVADFITTYPEVSVDIEFSDRRVNLIEEGMDFAVRISEHIDPSLVIRRLSRSSLAVAAAPDYLDRHGRPQHPDDLLQHHCLTYTLGSSLGWGFRVNGEPYSVPIKGRFRANNGDALLDAAIRGMGIVREPSFLTSQAVRAGLLEVLLPEYSATELHIYAVFPGTRYVPHRVRTLVDYLAERIGPVPYWA
- a CDS encoding SDR family oxidoreductase, giving the protein MILVTGATGHLGQLIVQQLVLRLPDAGARKLAVSVREPARAQVFAARGIEVRRGNFDEPESLRAAFASVSRLVIVSTDGPKARRIAQHRNAIEAARAAGVEHILYTSFLDADPASPSEFAQVHADSEAALAACGVAHTVLRNGMYADFLPMTFAGALQGGVLHLPAAGGKVSYVTRHELAQAIAAATVAPRLEKHMYELTGQTAHDYHDLAARVGAATGVALRYEPVGEDAYAGVLEAAGMPAWVARAMANMFTAAAANRLARTTNDFAALVGHPPKSIDCLVAEFFRAV
- a CDS encoding cytochrome b produces the protein MKTPEHYARPAVVVHWLIAILVLVALPLGYYMTDLSLSPRKLQLISWHKWIGFTVLLLFIPRLIVRLTRPVPVPVTTMPGWQRIVASITHVVLYVLMIAVPVTGWLMSSAKGFPVVYLGLVPLPDLVGKDEALGDLLKSVHEVLTSGLLTLVGLHIAAALKHHIIDRDETLARMVPLLKR